The Oligoflexus sp. genome segment GATGGAGCCGAGTCCTTGGCAGCCGGTGCTGGAAAAGTCCGCAGCCCTTGCGCCACAGGGGAAGGCTGCGGCGAGGCTCAGTGAGACAGCCGATGGCGGGTCTATGCGGATCGAGATCAATGATCCTCGGATCGCTTCCGATCTGAAGCTTGTGAATTTTTTTCCGGATGAAGGATCAGGGCTCAAGAGTGCGCCGCCGCTTCTGAAGGAGCGCACTGTGACCCTGGAAAAGACGCCGGAACCAGCCACAAGGCAGGTCGGGGGCCTCGCTGTGTTTGAAGCGGCGGATGGTCAGGCGAAGGCTTATGACCTCGACATGAACGCGGCGTCCGCATCGAATGAAAACCTTTGGCTGATCCTTGGGCTCGCTTTTTTGGGTGGGCTTATTTTAAATATCATGCCCTGTGTTCTGCCCGTGCTTGCCATTAAAGTTTTGAGCCTTGTGCGGGAAAGCGGGGCCGAGGTGCGGAAGGTCAGGCTCGGGAGCCTTGCTTATGGGGCCGGCGTTCTTCTGTCCTTTCTTGCTTTGGCGGGCGTCCTGCTGCTTTTGAAAGCGGGAGGCGAAGCGGTCGGCTGGGGTTTTCAGCTGCAATCGCCGGCCTTCATCGCGGTCCTGGCCCTGCTCTTTTTTGTGATGGCTTTGAATTTTCTCGATCTGATTCAGCCCTGGAATGCCTTCACGCGCCTTGGTCACGTGGGAAGCACGCAGAGCGGGCCCACCGGGCAGTTCTTTTCCGGTGTCTTGGCGGTGGTCGTGGCGAGTCCTTGCACCGGGCCCTTCATGGGTGTCGCGGTGGGTTCGGCGCTGACACGGACTCCGTGGGAATCGCTTTTGATTTTTTCCGGGATTGGTCTTGGGTTTTTGAGTCCCTTTCTTGCGCTCGCATGGATACCGGGGAGTCGCAGGCTTTTGCCCAAGCCGGGGATGTGGATGGAAACCCTGCGGCAGGCGATGGCCTTTCCCCTGCTTTTGACTATACTTTGGCTGCTGTGGGTTTTGGAAAAGCAGAGTGGGATGCAGGGTGTGCTGTGGATTCTAGGGGCCTTTATCGGACTTGGTTTTTTTGCCTGGTTTTGGCGGCAGCGGACCAGCAAGACCCGTTCGCTGGTCTGGACTTTGGCTGCGCTGATGACCACGCTTTCTGCGCTGGCTGCTTATCAGCAAAATCCATCTGTCACC includes the following:
- a CDS encoding protein-disulfide reductase DsbD family protein produces the protein MKKILRGIGMGLGLMLMAFTDAMAFTGATDSIRGEHIQVQLLSRELSLRPGATQTFALRFQPDPHWHVYWKNPGDSGEAPRLQWQKPEGWTVSDFTWPMPARIQVGPFYNIGYEGEVILPFSVSVPAEVSDGPLTLDVLVKWLVCEEECIPGQHLFSWSMPVNRGGTMEPSPWQPVLEKSAALAPQGKAAARLSETADGGSMRIEINDPRIASDLKLVNFFPDEGSGLKSAPPLLKERTVTLEKTPEPATRQVGGLAVFEAADGQAKAYDLDMNAASASNENLWLILGLAFLGGLILNIMPCVLPVLAIKVLSLVRESGAEVRKVRLGSLAYGAGVLLSFLALAGVLLLLKAGGEAVGWGFQLQSPAFIAVLALLFFVMALNFLDLIQPWNAFTRLGHVGSTQSGPTGQFFSGVLAVVVASPCTGPFMGVAVGSALTRTPWESLLIFSGIGLGFLSPFLALAWIPGSRRLLPKPGMWMETLRQAMAFPLLLTILWLLWVLEKQSGMQGVLWILGAFIGLGFFAWFWRQRTSKTRSLVWTLAALMTTLSALAAYQQNPSVTRTAAAVQTTEVWKPFSREALEAARKEGPVFVDFTAAWCVTCQVNKTLVLNRDDVQKAFQDQGVRLLRADWTDYNPAITKMLESLGRQGVPVYALYKDATSEPLLLPEVLTPDLVMKEIQQLSPYAGRSK